In Clostridia bacterium, the sequence TGGTGGAAAAAATGGGTATAAAAAACGGACAGATGCTATGGCCTGTAAGGACAGCCATAACTGGAAAGGATGTAACTCCCGGAGGAGCAATAGAGATTGCAGATATCCTCGGTAAGGAGGAGACCCTGAAGAGGATAAGGCAAGGTATCGAAAAGCTTTCGGCTAAAGTTTGACATTAATTAAAGATAGCAATAGATATGGTTAAGGAGGATATGGTAATGGCAGGTATAGATGAAAAAGTAGAGAATCCTTTGGGAGATGATTTGAGTGAGTATTTGAATTTCATTCAGGAATTTGTAACTGAGGACTTAAAGGCAGGCAAGAATGATGGAAGGGTGCACACGAGATTTCCGCCGGAACCAAACGGGTATCTTCATATTGGTCATGCAAAGGCTATTTGCATAGATTTTGGAATTGCTGAGAAGTTTGGTGGGTTATGTAACCTGCGTTTTGATGATACCAATCCGACCAAGGAAGATGTGGAATATGTGGAGTCCATCATGGAAGATGTACGTTGGCTTGGATTTGATTGGGGCAACAGACTTTTCTTTGCTTCTGACTATTTCGACAAGCTTTATTTGTTCGCAGAAGAACTGATTATGAAAGGACTTGCATATGTTGATGATCTTAGTGTTGATGAAATCAGGGAATATAGGGGAACCTTGACACAGCCGGGAAAAGAAAGTCCTTATCGCAGCCGTTCTGTTGAGGAAAATCTGGATTTGTTCAGAAGGATGAAGGCGGGTGAGTTTTCTGACGGCTCGCGTGTTCTCCGTGCAAAAATCGATATGGCATCACCAAATCTTAATATGCGGGACCCCGTTATATATAGAATCAGAAGGGATCACCACCATAGAACAGGTGATAAATGGTGTATCTATCCGATGTATGATTTTCAGCATCCGCTTTCTGATTCAATTGAGGGAATAACTCACTCTTTGTGTTCTCTTGAATATGAGGATCACCGTCCACTTTACGATTGGTTTGTGAATAATGTAAGCGTGCCAAGCAAGCCAAGACAGATTGAATTTGCCCGGCTTAACCTTACTTATACAGTTATGAGTAAGCGTAAGCTCATAGAGTTGGTTAAGAACGGATATGTATCTGGTTGGGATGATCCAAGAATGCCTACATTATCAGGGCTTCGCAGACGAGGATATACACCTGAGTCAATAAGAGATTTTTGTGACAGAATAGGTGTTGCAAAAACTGACAGTACAGTAGATACAGCCTTATTAGAGCATTGTATAAGGGAAGATCTGAACAAGAAGGCTTTACGTGTTATGGCTGTATTAAGACCATTGAAGGTTATAATCGATAATTATCCTGACGGACAGGAAGAGGAGTTGGAGGCTGATAACAACCCGGAGAATCCGGATTCGGGAACAAGGAAAGTACCGTTTTCCAAAGTAATCTATATAGAGAAGGATGACTTTATGGAAAATCCTCCGAAAGGTTATTTCCGCCTGTTTCCTGGTGCTGAGGTCAGATTGAAGCATGCATACTTTATAAAATGTATCGATTATAAGAAGGATGAAAGTACAGGTGAAATAATAGAAGTACATTGTACTTATGACCCTGACTCAAGGGGAGGGAATTCTCCTGATGGCCGTAAGGTTAAAGGGACTCTTCACTGGGTGTCCGAAAAACATGGACTTAATGCAGAGGTAAGACTATACGATAGATTGTTCAGTGTTCAGAATCCGGGCGCGGACGAAGGACGCGACTATAAAGACGAAATGAATCCAAACTCACTTGAGGTTTTGACATCCTGCAAAGTTGAACCAAGCCTGGGGGATGCAAAACCTGGAAGCAGATATCAGTTTTTAAGAATGGGTTATTTTTGTACGGATTCCGGCGATTCAAAACCGGGATTATTGGTTTTCAACCGTGTTGTCGGCTTAAAGGACTCATGGGCCAAGGTGGCAGGGAAGTAAATATTGGGATTATCAGCTGCCGTTATGTTTTGAATAATGGCAGCTTTTTCACACCCTTATATAATTAGCTAGCATTACTGACTAATCTTATACTTCTAAAAAACGGTAAATAGTATTCTTTCAATAGACTGTTAGTGGGCGAATCGTAATGTTTCACCATCCTCAGGGATTGCTATTCTATCCAGCATATTTCTCTTCTTCAAATATTCCCTCAGATTATTTCTTGTCAGGCCGCAGTGGTTTATTGCATCCATGTGTACAGTTATGATGTTTGCATAGGGCAGCGTATCAGCTATTGAGACAATATCTTCCGTATTCATGGTGATGGGCTTGCCAAACAGCATTCTGGCCTCACCGGCATTGGCTACTATAATATCAGGCTTGCAATCATTGAGGGTTTTTCTTAAAGCTTTATCGTATAGTGCATCTCCTGAAATGAATACAGATTTCTTTCCATTACTTATCAAAAATGATGAAGAATTACCCATGATCTTTCCAAGTAGGCCTGTTCCATGGTTTGCATCAAATCTGCCGAAAAGTAAATTTTCCCAGACAAATTCCTTTTCAACCGCTGTAACCTTTTTAAAGCCATGCTTTCTAAGTTTGTTCTCATCTGCAGGCTGGCAGAATATCTGAATATCCTTTGGGAAAAACTTTTGGGCTTCTGTATCGAAATGGTCGAAGTGGTAGTGTGTTATTAATATTGCATCTGCATGCTGAAGCTCACTAATATTTACCGGCAGGGGAACCATTGGATTTCTCAGTCTGTTTGAAGTCAGGGGAACAGGGGGCAATTTATTTACATCAGATATCATCGGATCAATCAGTATTTTTTTTGAGTTGATACTTACCATTACAGTTGCATGCCTGATATGCTGAACATATATTTCGTCTTCATTTTCGGGGTCTGTTATGTTCATATTTAGTTTTGCCGCATTATCCGATATATGGTTGGAAGTGACAAAGATATATCCTTTTAAATATAAGCAGGCTATAATTAACAATGCTATTATGGAAGCTAATATTATTTTCATGCCTTTAGACCTCTCTTATCATAATACTACAAACTTAACTTAGGTACCACAGCAACATTATAAAGTATGTAGTAAGTACAATGTCAATAAGAAATATATTTGACATATGTATGTGCCATAAAATTCCTTCACAAATTCCTTGACAAAGATTAACGTACTGTGTATAATAACTTTTGCAGATGCGGGTTTAACTCAGCGGTAGAGTGTCACCTTGCCAAGGTGAAAGTCGCGAGTTCAAATCTCGTAACCCGCTCCATTTTAGAGACTGGATGCTGGAAACTGGGTACTGGAGTAGAATTATTTCCAGTATATGGTTTCCAACATCCAGCTTCTAACATTTAGCATCTAATATGCGGGTGTAGTTCAATGGTAGAACATCAGCCTTCCAAGCTGATTGCGTGGGTTCGATTCCCATCACCCGCTCCAAAATACATCCGGCTGCCGGATGTATTTTTTTTTGCCTTGTATATTGAATATTTACTTTATGCATATTATAATGTACTCTGGTATGATTTTTTTCTATATCTTCCTCTATGGGAAGATTTGAAATATATTTTTCTATATAGGTAGTGAGCCTTATCCACAATTGTAAATATCCGGAAAAAAAGAGATGTTTTTGTGGGAAAGACCGATTCTACATTTTCAACAGCAGTTGGTTTTTCCGGCAAGGAATGTACTGAATACCAACAATACAGCTTTCATTATTTATTTTTTTATTAACTGTATCAGTAACATCGCATCCCATATTTACTCTAGGTGTAAGTAGCGTTATCTATAACAACAAATTTAAAAGGGAGGTTGTCAACTAATGAGTCAAAAAAAGACGAAGAAGTTAACAAAGGCAACGGTAACTGGTTTGATCAGCTTGGTTATGGCAATGTTTTCACCGGTAATTGCTTTTGCCAGCGAGGCAGATTTGAAATTACCTCAGGAAATCAAATCTGAAAAAATTCTTTATGGCGGTTTTGTTATTACACTATTAGGGCTTTTATTCGGTTTATACCAGTTTTTAAAAGTTAAAAAGCTGCCGGCGCACAAATCGATGCTTGAGGTGTCAGACGTAATTTACAAGACCTGCTCAGCGTACCTTAAGCAGCAGGGTAAGTTCTTAGCAATTCTTTTTATATTTATTGGTGCAGCAGTAGCGGGATATTTTGGACTGCTTGCAAAAGATCATGAAGGTCATGCTCTTTTCGGTATTGGAGGAGTTGCTCTTATACTTTTCTGGACAGTTGTAGGCATAATGGGTTCATATGCTGTTGCAGCATTTGGTATCCGTATGAATACTCTTGCAAACAGCAGAATGGCTTTTGCTTCGCTTGAAAAGAATCCGTTAAAACTTCTTAATATTCCTTTGAATGCAGGTATGAGTATAGGAGTTATGCTTATTTGTATCGAACTTATAATGATGTTGATCATACTTCTTCTTATGCCTGGAAACCTTGCAGGTGCATGCTTCATAGGTTTTGCTATTGGAGAATCACTTGGAGCCTCAGCACTCCGTATAGCCGGAGGAATTTTTACGAAGATAGCGGATATAGGATCTGACTTGATGAAGGTTGTTTTCAAAATTGGTGAGGATGATCCGCGTAACCCGGGAGTTATAGCTGACTGTACAGGTGACAATGCCGGAGACAGCGTAGGACCTACTGCAGACGGTTTTGAAACTTATGGTGTAACAGGTGTTGCTCTTATATCATTTATATTACTTGCTGTGGCTGCAGCAGGGCTTCAAGTTGAACTTCTTGTGTGGATTTTCGCAATGCGTATCTTAATGATAATAACATCCGTAGTTTCCTTTTGGATTAATGGAGCTATAAGCAAAGTCAAATATGGAAATAAGGAAGATCTTGATTTTGAACAGCCTCTGACAAACCTTGTTTGGATTACTTCAGTTTTATCTATAATAGTTACATTTGTTTCAAGCCGCATACTGATTCCTGATATCAACGGGAATACAAATATGTGGTGGATACTTTCAACAATAATAAGCTGCGGTACTCTTGGCGGAGCCCTGATACCTGAGTTTACAAAGATATTCACTTCACCTAAATCGGGCCATGTAAATGAAGTGGTTAATTCAGGTAAAGAAGGTGGAGCTTCACTTACCATTCTTTCCGGTTTTGTTGCAGGAAACTTTAGTGCGTTCTGGAAAGGGCTTGTATTCTTTGCGCTGATGTTTGTTGCATATTTCCTCAGCACGTTCGGCCTTGGCGACTTCATGATTTATCCTTCAATATTCGCCTTTGGACTTGTTGCATTCGGTTTGTTGGGTATGGGACCAGTTACAATAGCTGTTGACAGTTATGGTCCTGTAACAGATAATGCTCAGTCGGTTTATGAGCTTTCACTTATTGAGGAAATACCTAATATAGAAAAAGAAATACAAAAAGACTTCGGATTCAAGCCTGATTTTGAAAAATCTAAGCATTATCTCGAAGCAAATGACGGAGCAGGAAATACGTTTAAGGCAACTGCAAAGCCTGTTCTTATCGGAACAGCTGTAGTAGGGGCGACAACTATGATTTTCTCGCTCATACTTATGATACAAAAAACACTTGGTGTTAAGCCGGAAGAATTGCTTAACCTCCTGAATCCATATGCGATACTCGGTTTCCTGCTTGGCGGTGCTGTAGTTTACTGGTTTACCGGTGCTTCAACGCAGGCTGTTACAGTAGGTGCTTTCCGTGCAGTAGAGTATATTAAGAGACATATAAACCTCGACCCGAATGCGCCGAAAAAAGCAGATGCAAAGTCATCTACTGAAGTTGTTAAGATATGTACACAGTATGCGCAAAAAGGTATGTTTAACATATTTATTGCAATATTCTTCTTTGCACTTGCATTTGCATGTATGTCATCACCATCAGGTATTGGGGGCAATAATGCAGTTGCACTCTTTGTAAGTTACCTTATTGCTATAGCAGTATTCGGACTTTATCAGGCAATATTTATGGCAAATGCCGGCGGGTGCTGGGATAATGCTAAGAAGGTTGTAGAAGTTGATTTGAAGGCGAAGGGAACTGACCTACATGCTGCTACTGTTGTAGGTGATACAGTAGGAGATCCTTTCAAGGATACTTCATCAGTTGCTCTAAATCCTATCATCAAGTTTACAACTCTTTTTGGACTTCTTGCCATGGAAATAGCTATTTCCAAAGACTTCAGGGATATAGCACCTTACATCGGCGTAGGATTCCTGGTAGTAGCTCTTGTATTTGTATGGCGTTCATTCTATGGTATGAGAATCAAGTCTAATAAATAATGGTTTGCAGTTTTAGGAAACCATATGAAGTGCTCTTCATATGGTTTCTTTTTTTATATTTTTGGAGTATAATTGATAGCAGTAGAATTTTGTAAGTAAACTTTAGAAATATTATCCTTTAAAACCAGAACATAAGAATTTATGGGGGTATTAAATATGTATTCCGTTACTCTTAGTGAAGTAGTCAAAGAATTTCAACTTGAAGTTATCAGTGATACTAAAAATCTGGATGATATTATTATTTATACATCGGATATAAACAGGCCGGGTCTACAACTGGCAGGTTACCTTGAGTATTTTGGAACAGACAGGATACAAACTATGGGAAAAGGGGAATCTGCATT encodes:
- a CDS encoding glutamine--tRNA ligase/YqeY domain fusion protein; the protein is MAGIDEKVENPLGDDLSEYLNFIQEFVTEDLKAGKNDGRVHTRFPPEPNGYLHIGHAKAICIDFGIAEKFGGLCNLRFDDTNPTKEDVEYVESIMEDVRWLGFDWGNRLFFASDYFDKLYLFAEELIMKGLAYVDDLSVDEIREYRGTLTQPGKESPYRSRSVEENLDLFRRMKAGEFSDGSRVLRAKIDMASPNLNMRDPVIYRIRRDHHHRTGDKWCIYPMYDFQHPLSDSIEGITHSLCSLEYEDHRPLYDWFVNNVSVPSKPRQIEFARLNLTYTVMSKRKLIELVKNGYVSGWDDPRMPTLSGLRRRGYTPESIRDFCDRIGVAKTDSTVDTALLEHCIREDLNKKALRVMAVLRPLKVIIDNYPDGQEEELEADNNPENPDSGTRKVPFSKVIYIEKDDFMENPPKGYFRLFPGAEVRLKHAYFIKCIDYKKDESTGEIIEVHCTYDPDSRGGNSPDGRKVKGTLHWVSEKHGLNAEVRLYDRLFSVQNPGADEGRDYKDEMNPNSLEVLTSCKVEPSLGDAKPGSRYQFLRMGYFCTDSGDSKPGLLVFNRVVGLKDSWAKVAGK
- a CDS encoding MBL fold metallo-hydrolase, with the translated sequence MKIILASIIALLIIACLYLKGYIFVTSNHISDNAAKLNMNITDPENEDEIYVQHIRHATVMVSINSKKILIDPMISDVNKLPPVPLTSNRLRNPMVPLPVNISELQHADAILITHYHFDHFDTEAQKFFPKDIQIFCQPADENKLRKHGFKKVTAVEKEFVWENLLFGRFDANHGTGLLGKIMGNSSSFLISNGKKSVFISGDALYDKALRKTLNDCKPDIIVANAGEARMLFGKPITMNTEDIVSIADTLPYANIITVHMDAINHCGLTRNNLREYLKKRNMLDRIAIPEDGETLRFAH
- a CDS encoding sodium-translocating pyrophosphatase yields the protein MSQKKTKKLTKATVTGLISLVMAMFSPVIAFASEADLKLPQEIKSEKILYGGFVITLLGLLFGLYQFLKVKKLPAHKSMLEVSDVIYKTCSAYLKQQGKFLAILFIFIGAAVAGYFGLLAKDHEGHALFGIGGVALILFWTVVGIMGSYAVAAFGIRMNTLANSRMAFASLEKNPLKLLNIPLNAGMSIGVMLICIELIMMLIILLLMPGNLAGACFIGFAIGESLGASALRIAGGIFTKIADIGSDLMKVVFKIGEDDPRNPGVIADCTGDNAGDSVGPTADGFETYGVTGVALISFILLAVAAAGLQVELLVWIFAMRILMIITSVVSFWINGAISKVKYGNKEDLDFEQPLTNLVWITSVLSIIVTFVSSRILIPDINGNTNMWWILSTIISCGTLGGALIPEFTKIFTSPKSGHVNEVVNSGKEGGASLTILSGFVAGNFSAFWKGLVFFALMFVAYFLSTFGLGDFMIYPSIFAFGLVAFGLLGMGPVTIAVDSYGPVTDNAQSVYELSLIEEIPNIEKEIQKDFGFKPDFEKSKHYLEANDGAGNTFKATAKPVLIGTAVVGATTMIFSLILMIQKTLGVKPEELLNLLNPYAILGFLLGGAVVYWFTGASTQAVTVGAFRAVEYIKRHINLDPNAPKKADAKSSTEVVKICTQYAQKGMFNIFIAIFFFALAFACMSSPSGIGGNNAVALFVSYLIAIAVFGLYQAIFMANAGGCWDNAKKVVEVDLKAKGTDLHAATVVGDTVGDPFKDTSSVALNPIIKFTTLFGLLAMEIAISKDFRDIAPYIGVGFLVVALVFVWRSFYGMRIKSNK